One genomic window of Triplophysa rosa linkage group LG11, Trosa_1v2, whole genome shotgun sequence includes the following:
- the mettl22 gene encoding methyltransferase-like protein 22 — MDEVTFKSDTVLSDVHLLLPNSSHLMKRLNGVGQPVFISKFRILQNCDEKDSSVGSPIHEHEREGADVSDVPRDEDGDLDVVRRPRNGTCHRDAVCPVILSQSATTLSDQDEDSEEGDEHTMATPLEDVGKQIWRGAFLLADFILSQVNLFKGATVLELGAGTGLTSIVTAMAAKTVYCTDVGVDLLSMCQRNVNLNKQHFEPQDPDSEFCWTEAEIADLHDNTAFVIAADVCYDDDLTDGLFRTLYRITSNLRCPSITYLSLEKRLNFTLRHMDVSCEAYDHFRHCLDQLEQMTDGKNTFTVEAVKSSFPQFFQYERVEQLELWKVTAERL; from the exons ATGGACGAAGTCACCTTTAAAAGTGACACTGTTCTGTCTGATGTGCACCTGCTGTTGCCAAACTCTTCCCATCTCATGAAGAGACTCAATGGTGTTGGACAACCAG TCTTCATTTCCAAGTTCAGGATTCTGCAGAATTGCGATGAGAAGGATTCAAGCGTGGGTTCTCCCATCCATGAGCATGAGCGTGAGGGAGCCGATGTCTCAGATGTTCCTCGGGATGAAGATGGAGATCTAGATGTGGTGAGAAGGCCTAGAAATGGCACCTGCCACAGGGATGCGGTGTGTCCTGTTATTCTCAGCCAATCCGCCACGACACTGAGTGACCAAGATGAAGATTCGGAGGAGGGGGACG agcACACCATGGCGACGCCTCTGGAGGATGTTGGGAAACAG ATCTGGCGTGGTGCTTTCCTATTGGCCGATTTCATCCTGTCACAAGTGAACCTGTTCAAAGGAGCAACTGTCCTTGAGCTTGGAGCAGGAACAGGATTGACTAGCATTGTCACGGCAATGGCGGCCAAAACAGTGTACTGCACAG ATGTTGGTGTGGACCTCCTGAGCATGTGCCagagaaatgtgaatttgaacaAGCAGCACTTTGAACCCCAAG ATCCAGACTCAGAGTTCTGCTGGACTGAGGCAGAGATAGCAGACCTGCATGACAATACGGCTTTTGTGATCGCAGCAGATG TGTGTTATGATGATGATCTTACGGACGGCCTGTTTAGAACGCTATACAGAATTACCAGCAACTTACGGTGTCCCAGCATAACCTACCTCTCCCTAGAAAAGAG ACTGAACTTCACACTGCGACACATGGATGTGTCTTGTGAGGCATATGATCACTTCCGTCACTGCCTAGACCAGTTAGAGCAGATGACAGATGGAAAGAATACATTTACGGTGGAAGCGGTGAAGAGCTCTTTCCCTCAGTTCTTTCAGTATGAGAGAGTGGAACAGCTG GAACTGTGGAAGGTGACTGCTGAACGACTTTAA